Proteins encoded in a region of the Oscillospiraceae bacterium MB24-C1 genome:
- a CDS encoding phage tail tube protein: MDKVKLSSIPAGHDGNGYITLDGGVVAAFRIAKISAQLDVTKESRRFLGEVMTQNAARGMAGSGNVSYYHTTTALIDAMKKYQNGDSYPELTLQYYAEAPGSKGRCEVVLRNVVLDAVSFGALDDSSDDAMMNESAFSFDDFDIIERF, translated from the coding sequence ATGGATAAGGTAAAGCTTTCTAGTATTCCCGCGGGGCACGACGGCAACGGCTATATCACGCTGGACGGCGGCGTGGTGGCGGCGTTTCGCATCGCGAAGATTTCGGCTCAGCTCGACGTCACCAAGGAAAGCCGCCGATTTTTGGGTGAGGTGATGACCCAGAACGCCGCCCGCGGCATGGCGGGCAGCGGCAACGTGTCTTATTACCACACGACCACCGCGCTTATTGACGCGATGAAAAAGTATCAGAACGGCGACAGCTACCCTGAACTGACGCTGCAATACTACGCCGAAGCACCCGGAAGCAAAGGCCGCTGCGAGGTGGTGCTGCGCAATGTGGTACTCGATGCGGTGAGCTTTGGCGCACTAGACGATTCTTCCGACGATGCCATGATGAACGAGAGTGCGTTTTCATTTGACGATTTCGACATCATTGAGCGGTTCTAG
- a CDS encoding phage tail sheath C-terminal domain-containing protein, with translation MAQLTGAVINVYSEKTLAIEAGARGTAAIALPLDWYMEGKLITLNVDDSAFLKLGHMLDDMIEVREICKRASKVLIYPLCTGGVKASATLGENLTATALKQGARGNDVSVVVVKSGELWQVKTFIDGCVADSQLVTDAAAFKPNDFVAISGTGALAATTVKLTGGSDGAVVDTAYDIFLEALKTEEFQTIAYTGADAGIKQKLVEYVQRQRDDEDKFIQACVGNMPADYEGIISFANGVILNDGTALDANMVSAWLAGATAAAAVNESLTYDSYDGADSVTEKLTRSQQLVYKNQGLGCFILNNGKAKVESDINTLVTYTVQKQKDFCKNRVLRVIDGVCTDIKAVFDSSFAGAEHNNANGRNRFKASICDYMTALQNQNAIEEFESDDVTVAAGADKDAVVVTLRIKPVDSMEKANITVRVR, from the coding sequence ATGGCACAATTGACAGGCGCAGTTATCAATGTTTACAGCGAAAAGACCCTCGCCATTGAGGCGGGAGCCAGAGGCACGGCGGCCATTGCGCTGCCGCTGGATTGGTATATGGAAGGCAAGCTCATCACGCTCAACGTCGACGATTCCGCGTTTTTAAAACTCGGGCACATGCTCGACGATATGATCGAAGTGCGTGAAATATGTAAGCGCGCTTCCAAGGTGCTGATTTATCCGCTTTGCACTGGCGGCGTGAAGGCGTCGGCAACACTGGGCGAAAACCTGACCGCGACCGCGCTAAAACAGGGCGCACGCGGCAACGATGTCAGCGTGGTGGTAGTAAAATCGGGCGAGCTGTGGCAGGTAAAGACCTTTATCGATGGCTGTGTGGCGGACAGCCAGCTTGTGACGGATGCAGCGGCCTTTAAGCCCAACGATTTTGTCGCCATCAGCGGTACAGGCGCCCTTGCTGCAACCACTGTAAAGCTAACCGGCGGCAGCGACGGTGCGGTGGTCGACACGGCGTATGACATCTTTCTCGAAGCGCTCAAGACTGAGGAATTCCAGACCATCGCTTACACCGGTGCCGATGCGGGCATCAAGCAAAAGCTGGTCGAATATGTCCAGCGACAGCGCGATGACGAGGACAAGTTCATTCAGGCCTGCGTGGGGAATATGCCTGCCGACTACGAGGGCATTATCTCGTTTGCAAACGGCGTTATTCTAAACGATGGCACCGCGCTGGACGCAAACATGGTCTCGGCGTGGCTGGCGGGCGCAACCGCCGCGGCTGCGGTGAATGAATCGCTCACTTACGACAGTTACGACGGCGCGGATAGCGTCACCGAAAAGCTGACCAGATCTCAGCAGCTTGTCTACAAAAATCAGGGTCTGGGTTGTTTTATCCTGAACAACGGCAAGGCCAAGGTTGAAAGCGACATCAACACATTGGTGACCTACACGGTGCAAAAGCAGAAGGATTTTTGTAAAAACCGTGTGCTGCGTGTCATTGATGGAGTTTGCACCGATATCAAGGCGGTGTTTGATTCTTCCTTTGCGGGCGCGGAACACAACAATGCAAACGGGCGCAACCGCTTTAAGGCGAGCATCTGTGACTATATGACTGCGCTGCAAAATCAGAACGCCATCGAGGAATTTGAATCTGACGACGTGACCGTCGCCGCCGGTGCGGATAAGGACGCTGTGGTGGTTACCCTGCGCATTAAGCCCGTTGACAGCATGGAAAAGGCGAACATCACCGTTCGCGTGAGATAA
- a CDS encoding DUF2577 family protein, whose amino-acid sequence MNTIRLLKQIARDAIRTESPCDIIYATYLGNALRIDALPLDLPLDMVNIPSKMQKIEGKITCTLKEGEGVAIEGSGDVRSIKLTDVPVTITLELKPGDHVIAARHGGGQKFTILDKY is encoded by the coding sequence ATGAATACTATTCGCTTGCTCAAGCAGATTGCGCGGGACGCCATCCGGACGGAAAGCCCCTGCGATATTATCTACGCCACCTATTTGGGCAATGCGCTGCGCATCGACGCGCTGCCGCTTGACCTGCCGCTGGATATGGTGAACATTCCGTCTAAGATGCAGAAGATTGAGGGCAAGATCACCTGTACGCTTAAAGAAGGCGAGGGCGTGGCGATTGAGGGCAGCGGCGACGTGCGCAGCATTAAGCTGACCGACGTGCCGGTGACTATCACGCTGGAATTAAAGCCCGGCGACCATGTTATTGCGGCGCGGCATGGCGGCGGGCAGAAGTTCACTATTCTGGATAAGTACTAA